One Candidatus Nitrososphaera evergladensis SR1 genomic window, GATCATCATCATCGTCGTCAGCATCATCATCAAAATCCGCATCGGCTTCTGCCTCTGCCACCGCTGACGCCAACGGCAGGATTGCTTTTGGTGTGTTCTACGGTGCTGGAAATATCGTTTGCGGTGGCGCCATCTTCATCATGAACCCTGATGGCACCAACCCAAAACGCGTACCGAATGCTGACGGCTGCGGATCCTCACCTTCATTTTCCCCGGATGGCAAAAGGCTTGTTTTTGACAAGTGGAGCACCGGTACATCTGGCTTTTTGGGAGGCTCTGAAATTGATGCTGTAAATCTAGATGGCACCGACCCTGTATGGTTCTCGGTCACAAATAGGACTGTATGGTGGATGTATGACTACTCTCCGTCATTTTCTCCAGACGGCACCAAAATTGTCTTCAGCAGTTGGAAGATTGACGATGACGGTCATAGGCACATCTACGTCATGAATTCTAATGGGACCGTAGAAGGCGCTGTACGCCTGACAAACAATAACACCGCGGACGACGACAGTCCTGTTTATTCTCCTGATGGCAAAAAGATAGTGTTTACCCGCGCTGGCGACATCTATTCCATGAATGCGGATGACGGCGGCGACCTGACCAATCTTACGAATAATGGAGCTGACGCAAATAACATATCTCCGACGTTTTCTCCCAATGGCAAGAAGATTGCTTTTGCAAGTGATAGAGATGATGAACATCGTCATGATCCTTTCGGCAGCGTGACCAATAACTGGAATATCTACGTCATGAACGCTTCCGACGGCAGCAACCAGACAAGGCTCACAAGTAACCCTGCTCGTGACGATGGACCGACATGGTCCCCAGACGGCGCTAAAATTGCCTTTAGCAGTTGGAGAGACCATCATGGTTGGCATTCTGAGATATACGTCATGAATGCCGCCGATGGAAGTGGGCAAAAACGAATAACCAATTTTGATACGCTTCCAGGGGGAGGAGATTCATTTGGTCCTCCGTCGTGGGGACCATCTGCAGGTACGCGCATACTGTCCGATGATCATGATGCTGCTGTTGTGGTCGCTGACAGTTTGTCATGCCTGGCCCTGTCTGCGCAGCAGGAGACGAAAACAACAATGGCGACATCGGCAACAGCAACTAATACTACAGCAGCGCTACCACCACCATCATCAGCAGCGGTAGCTTGGGATCCCGCCACTTCCACTTGCACAATAAATAATGGCGTCACACTGGCAATTTCAAAGTCTGGCTTCCTTGCGATTGCACCAACTGTTACCCTCAAAGTATCTATGCTTGCCGTCTTGCAAAATAATGGCACGATAATCAGCTCTGGCGCAGTCAAGAACGATGGTACAATAGATAACCTTGGTGTAATCAACAGTGCTGGCGCCATAGAGAACTACGGCTTGCTCAAGAATTCTGGTACCCTGAGCAATTCAAACACCATTGACAATTATGGCACAATAGACAACATCAAGGGTAAATCAGGCCGGTTTGTCAACTCTGGCTACATAATCGTACACAGCACGGATGCGGGCGGCAGAATCACAGGCTCAGGTTCAATTGTCAACTCTGGATACATCGCATCGTAATTGTCATAATACCGCTGCGCCCCTTTTTTTGCAGCTGCTGCGAGATTAATGGCTGGAATAGATGAGCATCTTGAAAGTTGCAGTTCTAAAGTATGAAATACAAAAAAGAAGAGTTTGGGCAGCATCGGAGCTCTGCCCGGGCTTCGTGAAGCAAGTCAAATCAGAACCTGCCAAGTATCCGTCGATTGAAATCAAGCACGTATAAGCAAAGATAAAGGACCTGTTCTCGTGCCTAGAAAAATACCAAGATATCTTTCAGTCTGAGAATGAAGAAGACCGCAATCATATCTACATCAATGTCTTTACAGGAAGCAAGGTGCTTGCAATGGCAGGCATGCTATCTTGCATGCTCTGGAAGGGGACCCGTATTATGCCAAGCTCGACTATGAAGACGGAGGGCCTGACAAGGGCGCAGACAAACGCAAGGTGACAGGAACTGACCTTTTGCCGGTATGCCAGATACACATGCCCTCTGCAGAGTCGCTCCTTGTGCTGTCGATAATCAGCAAAGCCGGAGGCAAGATGAGCAAGAAGGACCTCATTGAAAAATTGCAGGAGGTCAAGATGATACCTCACTACCAGCCTTCCCAGCCAAGGAGTGCACCTCACAGCCGCCTTCGAGCCATCCTTGGGCCCATGGAGTCTAACTGGCACTTTGTGGAGGTCAAGTCGAGAGGGCGGAGGAGCGATGTTGTGCTAACCGAGCAGGGCAGAAATGCTCTTAGGATATTTGGTAGCGGCCAAGCTGAACATTGAAGAGAATGGAAGGTTATATCTGCCAAGGGCACGGAGGTCTGAACAGCATGCAAGCTCTCAACTGATCATTCCAGACTTTAGAGCATATTTCATTTTATCCACTACTATGTCGAGATGGTCTCCAGCGTCACCAAGCCAAACACCCGTCAGCATAGGCCTTACCGCAAGTATGGCCAATACTAGTGACGCTATTGCCGCGGCCTTTGATACCGGCTCGCCTTGCTCCGCTCTTACAAGGACGTCATAGCGAAGCAGGCTCTGGTTCTTCTTTATCTTATCTGTTTCTCTTGTGGCTGTATCAGAGAGTCCTTCAATCTTTGTCCCAAACGTCTTGACCTTCTCTTCCATGTCAGTAACTGCCTTCTGTACAGTCTGCGTTGCGCCCGCAGTTGCTGATTCCAAGACCTCCCTGGAAGCCTTGACCGTGCCGGTCATTTCCTCCGTATCCTTCTTGAACGATGCTCGGAACTCTTCACCCGCCTTCTTGAGGGCCTCATTCTCACGCTTCAACAGTTCGTTCCTTTTCTCCAGGGCCAGATTCTCTGTTTGTACTTCCTTGTTGCGTTTTTCGTGCTCCTTGTTGGCGTTTTTGATGGTGCCATACATTGTTATGTCATCTTCAAGCTCGGCTGTTGTCGATGCACCGCTCTTCACTACAATGTTCTTTAGCGCGACGACCTCGTGGTTCTTTACACCCCTTGAATAGAGCACCCGCAATGACTGTATCGCCTGCTTGTCTGCGGCATACTCCATTTTGAGCTGGTCGTGCATTGCCTCGCGCTCTTCGCATAGTTTTTGCAGCCTGTCGGCCTTCACCGCAAATCCCGCCTTCCTGTCATAGTCGGTGCTCTTGAGGTCGTCTATGAATTTCTTTACAGCCGTCGAGCCGTCCATCCCGTTCTTGACGGCAACGTCAGACACTGTCGTAGCAATGACCGTCAGTTCTGGGAGACCGAGCCCTTTGCGCTCCAGCTCATGGAGCTTGCCAAGCACTTCTGCATTTCTGGCCATCTCTGACTTTTGCTGCCCGACCACTTTCGCATTTTCTGCCTTGCGCCTCTCAATCTCTGCATTCTCTGTAGCGAGCGAGGCATTGCCCCTCCTCAGAGACTCGTTCTCTGAAATTCCTGCCACAATCGCTTCCATATCATAATTGGCCTCCTCTGCATTCAAGAGCGCATTCTTTAGCCTCTCGGGGCTGTCAGCCACCAGACCATGAGAGGCGAGGAAATCCCTTGTCTCCTGGCACTTGGCAAGCGACTCGTCTGTCTGCCCGGCCCTCCTCAAGGCTTCTTCTCGGTGCTTCTCGGCCTCTGCAGCAATCCTTTCGCTTTCCTGTATTCTTGCATCCAGCTCTCTTGCCTTGGCGAGCCTGCTCTCTATGTCAACGGGTAGTCCTTCAATACCTATGCCACCTCTTTTGCAAGCCTCGTCAACGCGAGGTAGGCATCCTATAACCTTCTCGTCATCCATTCCC contains:
- a CDS encoding DUF6293 family protein, encoding MHALEGDPYYAKLDYEDGGPDKGADKRKVTGTDLLPVCQIHMPSAESLLVLSIISKAGGKMSKKDLIEKLQEVKMIPHYQPSQPRSAPHSRLRAILGPMESNWHFVEVKSRGRRSDVVLTEQGRNALRIFGSGQAEH
- a CDS encoding PD40 domain-containing protein; the protein is MTGTDLPISADLQRPQNAYAATAGTGSSSSSSASSSKSASASASATADANGRIAFGVFYGAGNIVCGGAIFIMNPDGTNPKRVPNADGCGSSPSFSPDGKRLVFDKWSTGTSGFLGGSEIDAVNLDGTDPVWFSVTNRTVWWMYDYSPSFSPDGTKIVFSSWKIDDDGHRHIYVMNSNGTVEGAVRLTNNNTADDDSPVYSPDGKKIVFTRAGDIYSMNADDGGDLTNLTNNGADANNISPTFSPNGKKIAFASDRDDEHRHDPFGSVTNNWNIYVMNASDGSNQTRLTSNPARDDGPTWSPDGAKIAFSSWRDHHGWHSEIYVMNAADGSGQKRITNFDTLPGGGDSFGPPSWGPSAGTRILSDDHDAAVVVADSLSCLALSAQQETKTTMATSATATNTTAALPPPSSAAVAWDPATSTCTINNGVTLAISKSGFLAIAPTVTLKVSMLAVLQNNGTIISSGAVKNDGTIDNLGVINSAGAIENYGLLKNSGTLSNSNTIDNYGTIDNIKGKSGRFVNSGYIIVHSTDAGGRITGSGSIVNSGYIAS